In the genome of Lysobacter sp. BMK333-48F3, the window GCAGCTTCCTCAATCCCTTCGATTGAGCGCGGTCGCGATGAGCTGACGCGGCGGTCCGCCGGGCGCGCCGTCGCGACCGAAGCGGCGCGGGAGGGAGCGCTGCGCTAGCAGCGGGAGCGTTGTTTGCCTGGGGGCAAGAGCGAGAGCAAATCCCCCCTGCCCCCTAAGGGGGGAAGCAGCAAAGGCGATGCGACATCGGGACGTCGCGATGCCATCCGCAACAATTGCATTCTGTTGCCGTTCCCCCCTTTGAAAAAGGGTGAGAGCGTGCGCTTGCGAACCGCAGGTTCGCGCATGATCGAACGCCAGCAGGCTATGCCTGCTGGCCGGACGGGCAGGGGGGATTTGCTTCGGCCTTTGCCCTTGCGCTCCAAACGGCCCCTTTCTTCATGGCCGGCGCAGGCAGGCAGGCGCGAGCCGAGCGACCACGCGCGCCGCGACTGACTTCGCAGCGGCCGGCGCCGGCCTGCGTTAGCATCGGCCGATGCAGCGAACCCAGGTACCTGCCATGCCCGCGCACTCCTCGCTCCTGCGGCGCCTGTCCTCGCGCGTGATGGCCGCCGCCGTCTTGCTTATGCTGTCGGTCTGCACGGCGTGTGCCGGCCCTGGGAGCGGATCGATGCAAGCCAGCGAAGTTTTCCCCGACCTGCGCAACGCCGAACTGGCCGAGGCGGCCGCCGAAGGCAACGGCGCGCGCGTGCGCGAGCTGGTCGCCGCCGGCGCCGACCCCAATGCGCGCGGCGCCAAGGGCGTGACCCCGTTGCAGTGGGCGTTGTACCACCGCAGCACCGACGGCCTGAAGGCGCTGCTCAGCGCCGGCGCCGATCCCGCGGTCGGCAGCGACGACGGCATGACCGTGGTCCACCTGGCGGCGATGGCCAACGATCCGCGCCTGCTGCGCGCGCTGCTCGACCAGGGCGTGGACCCGAACCTGCCCAACACCGTGACCCGCGCCAGCCCGCTGGCGTCGGCGTTGATGGGCGAGCGCGAGGAGAACTTCGAAGCCTTGTTGGCCGCCGGGGCCAAGCCCGATCTGGCCGACCGTACCGGCAACACCCCGCTGCACGAGGCGGCCAAGGTCAACGAATTCGGCCATGCCCTGACCCTGCTCAAGGCCGGCGCCAGCCCGAACGCACGCAACGTGCAGGGCGCGAGCTTCCAGCGCTTCATGTTCATGACCCCGAGCAAGCTGCTCAACGCCCAAACCCGCGACCAACGCGAAGCGGTGGTGGAATGGCTGCGCGAGCACCAGATTCCGATCGAGGACGCGCAGGCCAAGTGAGCCTGGGCCGGGTTTACGCGGCCGATCGGGCGTCGTCGTAGCGGGGGGGCGTCGCTTGCGGGCGCCAAGAGCAAATCCCCCCTACCCGTCCGGCCAGCAGGCATAGCCTGCTGGCGTTCGATCGTGCGCGAACCTGCGGTTCGCAAGCGCACGCTCTCACCCTTTTTCAAAGGGGGGAACAGCAAGAGCAACGACAGCAGCAACAAAGGCAGCAACAACAACAGCAACAGCAAGAGCAACAGCAACAGCAACAGCAACAGCAACGACGTCTGCACTGGTGGCTGCGAGGGTTCGGCACTGCGCCATGCTGCGACACGCACGGCTGGCCTGCCTGCGTCACAACCGGCCAAGTCGCTTTCGCCGCCCCCTTTTTCGAAAATTTGCTGTTCCCCCCTTTGAAAAAGGGGGGTAGGGGGGATTTGCTTTACCCGATTCCCGATTCCCGATTCCCGATTCCCGATTCCCGAACTCCTCAAACCGCCCGCCGCAAGCGCTCCAGCGCCGTCTCCAGATCGCTCAGCAGCGGCAGCACCAGGGCCCAGTCCTGCGCCCGCGCCGCCTGTTCCAGGGCTAACGCGGTGCGTTCGAGTTCGTGCGCGCCGATCAGGGCCGCGGCGCCCTTGATCCGGTGCGCCTGGCGCTGGATCGCGCCGATGTCGCCGTCGCGGTGGGCCGCCTGCAGCGCGTCGCGGTCCTGCGCCGCGGTGGCGAGGAAGTCGTCGAGCACCTCGCGGCCGTCGCCCTCGTCCTCGGCGAGCAAGCCGCGCAATACCTCTCGGTCGAGCACGTGCGAGGCGTCGGCTGCGGGTTCGTCCAGCGCGCTTTCCTCCGCCACGTCCTGATCCGGCCCGGTCTCGTCCGCTGCCGCCTCGTCCGCCGCCGCAGTGTGCGGCAGCCAATGGCGCAGACAGGCGGCCAGCCGCGCGACCGCGACCGGCTTGACCAAGTAGTCGTCCATGCCCGCACTCAGGCAGGCCTCGGCCTCGCCCTTCAGCGCCGACGCGGTCAGCGCCACGATCGGCGTGCGCGGCCGGCGCTCGCGCGCTTCCTCGCTGCGCACCGCCTGCGCCAGCGCGTAGCCGTCCATGCCCGGCATGTGCACGTCCGACAACAGCAGCGCATAGCGGCCGCTGCGCCAACGCGGCAGGGCCTCCTCGCCGCTGCCGGCCGATTCGCTGGCGTAGCCGGCCAGGGCCAGCTGGCGGGCGATCACCAAGCGGTTGGTCGGGTGATCGTCGATCAGCAGGATCAAACTGCCCTGGCGTTGCGCCTGCTCGACGTCGGGCGCCGCGCGCGCCGGCATCGCGCCCTCCACGCCGATCGGTGCCGGCGCCGGCGGCAGTTCGGCCTCGCTGGCGCGCGCCAGCGGCACCCGCAAGCGCAGGGTGGTGCCGCGCCCGGGCTCGCTGTCCAGTTCGATCTCGCCCTCCATCAGCGCCGCCAGCCGGCGGCAGATCGCCAGGCCGAGGCCGGTGCCGCCGTAGCGGCGGGTGGTTTCGTTGTCGGCCTGGCTGAAAGGTTCGAACAGATGCCGTTGCTGTTCGGCGTCGATGCCGATGCCGGTGTCGGCGACGCAGAAGCACAGCGCGTCGCGCGGCCGGCCGGCGGCGTCGGACGCGGCCTCGCCTTCGTAGCTCAGCCGCGCCTCGACCGTGCCGCGCTCGGTGAACTTGACCGCGTTGGAGAGGAAATTGCCGAGGATCTGCCGCAGCCGCAGCGCATCGGCGCGATGCGCCGGCGGCACCCGCGGGTCGACCTCGCAGTGCAGTTCGATGCCGCGGCTGGCGGCGGCGCCCAGGAACCCGGCGACGGTGGTGCGCAGCAAGGCCGGCAGCGCCACCGGCTCCGGCGCCAGCTCCAGCCGGCCGGCCTCGATCTTGGAGAAGTCGAGGATGTCGCCGATGATCTGCAGCAGCGAGTGCGAGGATTGCTGGATCACCTCCAGCGCATGCCGCTGCTCCGGATCCAGGCGCGAATGCGCCAGCACTTCGATCATGCCGGTGACGCCGATCATCGGCGTGCGGATCTCGTGGCTCATCGCCGCCAGGAACGAGGACTTGGCCCGGCTCGCGTCCTGCGCCCGCGCCTCGCTGACCCGCAGCTCGCGCTCCAGCCGCTTCAGCGCGCTGAGGTCGGCGGCGATCAGCAGCAGGCCGGGGCGGTCGTCCTCGTCGGCGGTGGCCGAGACCGCGACCAGCGCCGGCACCCAGGTGCCGTTGCGGTGGCGCAGGCGGATCTCGCGCGGCGCGGCGCGCGATTGC includes:
- a CDS encoding ankyrin repeat domain-containing protein, giving the protein MQASEVFPDLRNAELAEAAAEGNGARVRELVAAGADPNARGAKGVTPLQWALYHRSTDGLKALLSAGADPAVGSDDGMTVVHLAAMANDPRLLRALLDQGVDPNLPNTVTRASPLASALMGEREENFEALLAAGAKPDLADRTGNTPLHEAAKVNEFGHALTLLKAGASPNARNVQGASFQRFMFMTPSKLLNAQTRDQREAVVEWLREHQIPIEDAQAK
- a CDS encoding ATP-binding protein, yielding MLAWLDRISVRHQLWGLFGLFLLTGASVLAIDEFEQYRARKTLHALKDDGLIGLRLLKTVSDAYGLDVVDTTFRVRNGLVDWNEGLRRVDDARQRIDRGWRRLQHLPHTAIEHDQLRAAEQARHRADAAAAELQAILRRRDLPALGRFADTRLYPSIDPLTQRLQAISDLELIQADAVVRADIVRSERVSLLRIGVSLAALLLAALVGQRVLRNASRGVVRLTWLARRMREHDYTAEPGELPPGELGAVMQAFIDMRRDVLGFETELTGQLIRNERTRAELERRERFQRSLLEAAQTAILAVDEQGRFSLINPFAERLLGIRAEQAIGRDYLHSVFEGRALRALATELGARLGRPVAADWTALRELAQSRAAPREIRLRHRNGTWVPALVAVSATADEDDRPGLLLIAADLSALKRLERELRVSEARAQDASRAKSSFLAAMSHEIRTPMIGVTGMIEVLAHSRLDPEQRHALEVIQQSSHSLLQIIGDILDFSKIEAGRLELAPEPVALPALLRTTVAGFLGAAASRGIELHCEVDPRVPPAHRADALRLRQILGNFLSNAVKFTERGTVEARLSYEGEAASDAAGRPRDALCFCVADTGIGIDAEQQRHLFEPFSQADNETTRRYGGTGLGLAICRRLAALMEGEIELDSEPGRGTTLRLRVPLARASEAELPPAPAPIGVEGAMPARAAPDVEQAQRQGSLILLIDDHPTNRLVIARQLALAGYASESAGSGEEALPRWRSGRYALLLSDVHMPGMDGYALAQAVRSEEARERRPRTPIVALTASALKGEAEACLSAGMDDYLVKPVAVARLAACLRHWLPHTAAADEAAADETGPDQDVAEESALDEPAADASHVLDREVLRGLLAEDEGDGREVLDDFLATAAQDRDALQAAHRDGDIGAIQRQAHRIKGAAALIGAHELERTALALEQAARAQDWALVLPLLSDLETALERLRRAV